In Thauera sp. JM12B12, one DNA window encodes the following:
- the rsmB gene encoding 16S rRNA (cytosine(967)-C(5))-methyltransferase RsmB: protein MVAAVLEGANLTDAFERMQAAHPDWSEASRGAVRDLAWSTLREFRRGGVVLDKLLHTPPAIPIHALLLVALLRLRQRPEQAHTVVDQAVQAAASIMPGLKNLVNGVLRNALRQREQWPVWEARDPEARHGFPRWWIERVRAAHPAHWEAVLAAGNTRPPMALRVNPRRGTVQAAIEALAGAGRSARRVDNDALVLDAPLPVALLPGYAEGRVSVQDAGAQWAAGLLDPQPGERVLDACSAPGGKTAHLLERADLALLALELDPQRARRVELNLARLGLAAELKVADCRMLADWWDGRPFDRILADVPCSASGVVRRHPDIKWLRRDTDVVHFAAQQAEILEALWHTLAPGGTMLYVTCSVFDEENAAQIARFCARHADAQRLPIQGRPDLQLLPDAEHDGFYFALLRKRA from the coding sequence CTGGTGGCGGCCGTGCTCGAGGGCGCCAACCTCACCGACGCCTTCGAGCGCATGCAGGCCGCGCACCCCGACTGGAGCGAGGCCAGCCGCGGGGCAGTGCGAGACCTCGCGTGGAGCACCTTGCGCGAATTCAGGCGCGGCGGTGTCGTGCTCGACAAGTTGCTCCATACGCCTCCGGCGATCCCGATTCACGCCCTGCTGCTGGTGGCATTGCTGCGCCTGCGCCAGCGCCCCGAGCAGGCGCACACGGTGGTCGACCAGGCCGTGCAGGCGGCGGCGTCGATCATGCCCGGGCTCAAGAACCTGGTGAATGGCGTCTTGCGCAATGCCCTGCGCCAGCGCGAGCAGTGGCCCGTCTGGGAGGCGCGCGACCCCGAAGCCCGCCATGGCTTTCCCCGCTGGTGGATCGAGCGCGTGCGGGCGGCGCATCCGGCGCACTGGGAGGCCGTGCTCGCCGCCGGCAACACCCGGCCCCCCATGGCCCTGCGGGTGAATCCGCGCCGCGGCACGGTCCAGGCCGCGATCGAGGCGCTCGCCGGCGCAGGGCGCAGCGCGCGCCGCGTCGACAACGACGCGCTGGTGCTCGATGCGCCGCTGCCGGTCGCGCTTCTGCCGGGTTATGCCGAGGGCAGGGTGTCGGTTCAGGATGCGGGCGCCCAGTGGGCCGCAGGGCTGCTCGATCCCCAGCCCGGCGAGCGCGTGCTCGACGCCTGCTCGGCCCCCGGGGGAAAGACCGCCCACCTGCTCGAGCGCGCCGACCTCGCTCTGCTCGCGCTCGAGCTCGACCCGCAGCGCGCGCGCCGCGTCGAGCTCAATCTCGCCCGCCTCGGGCTTGCTGCCGAGCTCAAGGTGGCCGACTGCCGAATGCTGGCGGACTGGTGGGATGGACGTCCGTTCGACCGTATCCTCGCCGATGTGCCGTGCTCCGCATCGGGGGTGGTGCGTCGTCATCCGGACATCAAGTGGCTGCGGCGCGACACCGACGTCGTGCACTTTGCCGCACAGCAGGCGGAAATCCTCGAGGCGCTTTGGCACACGCTGGCGCCGGGTGGCACAATGCTCTACGTCACCTGTTCGGTGTTCGACGAGGAAAACGCCGCGCAGATCGCCCGCTTCTGTGCCCGCCATGCGGATGCCCAACGCCTGCCCATCCAGGGTCGCCCAGACCTTCAGCTGCTGCCCGATGCCGAACATGACGGCTTCTATTTCGCGCTGCTGCGCAAGCGTGCTTGA
- the speE gene encoding polyamine aminopropyltransferase: MPESKTALPAGALAEYLCEDAGYFLHGGRLLESGHSAWQAYEVWETPRFGRLFRLDGCFMTSERDEFHYHENIIHVPGLAHPRPRSALIIGGGDGGSAEELLKYPTMERIVLAELDEKVVDISRRYLHAVHRGALDDPRVDIRIGDGLRYVMEEAPARGDRYDLIVLDLTDPVGPAEALYATEFFAACRALLNAGGALSLHIGTPVYQAERVQALVRRLRGVFAHVSPYFLYIPLYGSLWGLACASDTLDPQALSASEVDARLEARGIATLQHLNGAVYCAQFALPNHLRALLA, translated from the coding sequence ATGCCGGAGTCGAAGACCGCGCTGCCGGCGGGCGCGCTGGCCGAGTATCTGTGCGAGGACGCCGGCTACTTCCTGCACGGCGGGCGCCTGCTCGAATCCGGACATTCGGCCTGGCAGGCCTACGAGGTCTGGGAGACCCCCCGCTTCGGTCGCCTGTTTCGCCTCGATGGCTGCTTCATGACCTCCGAGCGCGACGAGTTCCACTACCACGAGAACATCATCCATGTGCCCGGGCTGGCGCATCCCAGGCCGCGCAGCGCGCTCATCATCGGCGGTGGCGACGGCGGCTCGGCAGAGGAGCTGCTGAAGTATCCGACCATGGAGCGCATCGTTCTCGCCGAGCTCGACGAGAAGGTCGTGGACATCTCTCGACGCTATCTTCACGCGGTGCACCGCGGCGCGCTCGACGATCCACGCGTCGACATCCGGATCGGTGATGGCCTGCGCTACGTGATGGAGGAGGCGCCCGCGCGCGGCGATCGCTACGACCTCATCGTGCTCGATCTCACCGATCCGGTGGGGCCGGCCGAGGCACTCTACGCGACCGAGTTCTTCGCTGCCTGCCGGGCCCTGCTGAACGCGGGCGGCGCACTCAGCCTGCACATCGGCACCCCGGTGTATCAGGCGGAACGCGTACAGGCGCTCGTTCGCCGGTTGCGCGGCGTGTTCGCGCATGTGAGCCCGTACTTCCTCTACATTCCGCTCTACGGTAGCCTGTGGGGCCTGGCTTGCGCGTCCGATACGCTCGACCCTCAGGCACTTTCCGCTTCCGAGGTGGATGCGCGCCTGGAGGCGCGTGGCATCGCCACGCTGCAGCACCTGAACGGCGCGGTCTATTGCGCGCAGTTCGCCCTTCCCAATCACCTGCGTGCCCTGCTTGCGTGA
- the speD gene encoding adenosylmethionine decarboxylase — translation MNGLHLIADIYRCRPNAELLTRRAALENLCVSECRNAGLSPLGAYFYQFEDETGEPAGVTGTVVLAESHLAIHTWPETGDVTLDVYVCNFSRDNSDRARHVFQRVIDALAPEETVRHEVIRGRLPVEA, via the coding sequence ATGAACGGACTCCATCTGATTGCGGACATCTACCGCTGCCGGCCGAACGCTGAGCTTCTGACGCGACGCGCGGCCCTCGAGAACCTGTGTGTCAGCGAGTGCCGCAACGCCGGCCTCAGCCCTCTGGGCGCCTACTTCTATCAATTCGAGGACGAAACAGGGGAGCCCGCCGGTGTCACCGGTACCGTCGTCCTCGCCGAGTCTCATCTCGCGATCCACACCTGGCCGGAGACGGGCGATGTCACGCTCGACGTGTACGTCTGCAACTTTTCCCGCGACAACAGCGATCGTGCGCGCCATGTGTTCCAGCGCGTCATCGACGCCCTTGCGCCGGAGGAGACCGTTCGCCACGAGGTGATTCGTGGCCGGCTACCGGTGGAGGCCTGA
- a CDS encoding TSUP family transporter encodes MDIDFVFLALGLAAFFAGFVDSIVGGGGLIQLPALFTAFPATSPATLFGTNKLASVIGTSSAAIQYSRRVAIPWRVAGPGAVAALVGSWYGARAVAYLDPSVLRPLILLLLVLVAVYTFMRKDLGSASNEPEHGRRSAALAVAIGGVIGFYDGFFGPGTGSFLIFLFIRLLGMDFLRASVSAKILNVATNLAAIAFFVGNVELMWKLAALMAACNLCGAVLGSRMALRHGTGFVRRMFLGVVLVLIARLTYDTFLR; translated from the coding sequence ATGGATATCGATTTCGTTTTTCTTGCGCTCGGGCTTGCTGCCTTCTTCGCCGGCTTCGTGGACTCGATCGTTGGTGGCGGTGGTCTGATCCAGCTTCCAGCCCTATTCACTGCCTTCCCGGCCACCTCCCCGGCAACCCTGTTCGGCACGAACAAGCTCGCGAGCGTCATTGGCACCAGTAGCGCTGCGATTCAATACAGTCGTCGGGTGGCGATACCGTGGCGCGTCGCCGGTCCGGGCGCCGTAGCGGCCCTCGTCGGCTCCTGGTACGGGGCCCGGGCAGTGGCGTATCTGGATCCTTCGGTCCTGCGTCCGCTGATCCTGTTGCTGCTCGTGCTGGTGGCGGTCTACACCTTCATGCGCAAGGATCTGGGGTCGGCGTCCAACGAGCCCGAGCATGGACGACGCTCTGCGGCACTTGCCGTCGCGATTGGCGGTGTGATCGGCTTCTACGATGGTTTCTTCGGCCCGGGTACCGGCAGCTTCCTGATCTTTCTCTTCATCCGCCTGCTCGGCATGGATTTCCTGCGTGCGTCGGTGTCTGCAAAGATCCTGAACGTGGCGACGAACCTCGCGGCGATCGCGTTCTTCGTCGGAAACGTCGAACTGATGTGGAAGCTTGCGGCCTTGATGGCCGCCTGCAATCTGTGCGGCGCCGTGCTGGGCTCGCGGATGGCGCTCAGGCATGGCACCGGCTTCGTGCGAAGAATGTTCCTCGGCGTCGTGCTGGTGCTGATCGCCCGCCTCACCTACGACACCTTCCTGCGCTGA
- the mnmE gene encoding tRNA uridine-5-carboxymethylaminomethyl(34) synthesis GTPase MnmE, with the protein MQSPAARPPDTIAAIATAPGRGGIGVVRVSGAGLAGFAQALCGREPRPRVACFTAFRDAEGRAIDEGLLLHFPAPASFTGEDVLELQGHGGPVVMQMLLERCLQLGARLAEPGEFTRRAFLNGKLDLAQAESVADLIEASTAAAARSAVRSLSGQFSEEVHRIVDALIDLRMLVEATLDFPEEEIEFLERARALPRLEEVRARLESLLDRARQGALLRSGLNVVLVGEPNVGKSSLLNQLAGEERAIVTEIAGTTRDALRETIQIEGIPLHIIDTAGLRETADRVERIGIERTWREIDRADVILRLVDAGREDAGREEIDLKLPEAVERITVLNKIDLLGLPAGRRVDDGRVCLQVSARSGDGVELVRQELLRIAGWHAHGEDVILARERHLVALREALAHVEAAGCQLAALELFAEELRLAQEQLGEITGEFTADDLLGVIFSRFCIGK; encoded by the coding sequence GTGCAAAGCCCGGCAGCAAGGCCGCCTGACACGATCGCCGCAATCGCGACGGCACCGGGCCGCGGCGGCATCGGTGTCGTCCGCGTCTCGGGAGCCGGCCTGGCCGGCTTCGCCCAGGCGCTGTGCGGGCGTGAGCCGCGCCCGCGGGTCGCATGTTTCACCGCCTTCCGCGACGCGGAAGGGCGCGCGATCGACGAGGGCCTTCTTCTCCATTTCCCGGCGCCGGCATCCTTCACCGGCGAGGACGTGCTCGAACTGCAGGGCCATGGCGGTCCGGTGGTCATGCAGATGCTGCTCGAGCGCTGCCTGCAGCTCGGCGCCCGTCTCGCCGAGCCGGGCGAGTTTACCCGGCGCGCCTTTCTCAACGGCAAGCTCGACCTGGCGCAGGCCGAGAGCGTCGCCGACCTCATCGAGGCCTCGACCGCTGCGGCGGCGCGTTCGGCCGTGCGTTCCTTGTCGGGGCAGTTCTCGGAAGAGGTGCATCGCATCGTCGATGCGCTCATCGATCTGCGCATGCTGGTCGAGGCGACCCTGGACTTTCCGGAAGAGGAGATCGAGTTCCTCGAGCGTGCGCGCGCGCTGCCGAGGCTGGAGGAGGTCCGGGCCCGGCTCGAGAGCCTGCTCGATCGGGCGCGACAGGGCGCGCTGCTGCGCAGCGGCCTCAACGTGGTGCTGGTGGGTGAGCCCAACGTAGGCAAGTCGAGCCTGCTGAACCAGCTTGCCGGCGAGGAGCGCGCGATCGTCACCGAGATCGCGGGTACCACCCGCGATGCGTTGCGAGAGACCATCCAGATCGAGGGCATCCCGCTGCACATCATCGACACGGCAGGTTTGCGCGAGACCGCGGACCGGGTCGAGCGGATCGGAATCGAGCGTACCTGGCGGGAGATCGATCGCGCGGACGTGATCCTGCGGCTGGTCGATGCCGGTCGCGAGGATGCGGGCAGGGAGGAGATCGATCTGAAATTGCCCGAGGCGGTCGAGCGCATCACCGTACTCAACAAGATCGACCTCCTCGGCTTGCCTGCCGGGCGCCGTGTCGATGACGGACGAGTGTGCCTGCAGGTGTCGGCGCGCAGCGGCGATGGTGTCGAGCTGGTGCGCCAGGAGTTGCTGCGGATCGCGGGCTGGCATGCCCACGGCGAGGATGTGATTCTTGCCCGCGAGCGGCATCTGGTCGCCCTGCGCGAGGCGTTGGCGCATGTGGAGGCGGCTGGGTGCCAGCTGGCGGCACTGGAGCTGTTCGCCGAGGAGTTGCGACTGGCTCAGGAGCAGCTCGGAGAGATCACGGGCGAGTTCACCGCGGATGACCTTCTGGGGGTCATCTTTTCCCGCTTCTGCATCGGCAAGTAG